Proteins encoded together in one Syntrophorhabdaceae bacterium window:
- a CDS encoding PEP/pyruvate-binding domain-containing protein — MEQWIYWFRELRSQDKEKVGKKCANLGELTALGLRVPPGFAVSVKGFEQFMNLTRAADEVRECLSRAKGALDRVDGRITVSCKARELIESQAMPPAMEEEILTHYHELCRLTGSENQAVAVRSSGAVSMPGQMETYLNVSGDAEVISHIKKVWGSAYTARAITFRRDKGLPIEWAPIGVAIMSLVDAKAAGVILTVAPTTGDISKIVIEGNWGFGESVVSGEITPDSFTIDKNTMEITERKIARKAGMIKTGPKGTIYCDTAENAKEEPCLKDCEVLELARVAAGVEEHFGEPQDMEWVIDKSEEPDRNIFWLQARPARYLKTDKGNERDYLIDLMVNIFK, encoded by the coding sequence ATGGAACAGTGGATATACTGGTTCCGGGAGCTCCGGTCACAGGACAAGGAGAAGGTCGGCAAGAAGTGCGCGAACCTCGGAGAGCTGACCGCCCTCGGTCTCAGGGTGCCGCCCGGGTTCGCCGTGTCGGTAAAGGGTTTTGAACAGTTCATGAACCTTACCCGTGCGGCGGACGAGGTCCGTGAGTGTCTGTCCAGAGCGAAAGGCGCACTCGATCGTGTGGACGGTCGGATTACCGTGAGCTGCAAAGCGCGGGAGCTTATCGAGTCACAGGCAATGCCCCCTGCCATGGAGGAAGAGATCCTCACCCATTACCATGAGCTCTGCCGGCTCACCGGCTCGGAAAATCAAGCCGTCGCAGTCCGGTCAAGCGGGGCCGTCAGTATGCCCGGTCAGATGGAAACCTACCTCAATGTATCGGGCGATGCCGAGGTGATCTCGCACATAAAGAAGGTCTGGGGCAGCGCCTATACGGCCAGGGCAATCACCTTCAGGCGCGATAAGGGTTTGCCGATAGAATGGGCGCCCATAGGCGTGGCAATCATGTCCCTCGTCGATGCGAAAGCCGCAGGCGTGATTCTCACCGTCGCGCCTACTACCGGCGACATATCCAAAATCGTCATCGAGGGCAATTGGGGGTTTGGCGAGAGTGTGGTCAGCGGGGAAATTACGCCTGATTCCTTTACGATAGATAAGAATACCATGGAGATCACTGAAAGGAAGATTGCCCGCAAGGCAGGGATGATCAAAACAGGCCCCAAAGGCACGATCTATTGCGACACCGCCGAAAACGCCAAAGAGGAACCGTGCCTCAAGGACTGCGAAGTACTGGAACTTGCCCGGGTGGCCGCAGGGGTGGAAGAACATTTCGGTGAGCCTCAGGATATGGAATGGGTCATAGATAAGTCCGAAGAGCCGGACAGGAATATCTTCTGGCTCCAGGCCCGGCCGGCCCGTTACCTGAAAACCGACAAAGGTAATGAGAGGGATTATCTTATCGACCTCATGGTCAATATTTTCAAGTAA
- a CDS encoding AMP-binding protein yields the protein MIADRSLYWNPILETMPQEKLRQLQVKKFQRIFEWAYHNSPFYSKIYKEAGIEPGDIKTLSDIRKVPKIDKGMLRDVQSRPPFPYGDMLAVPLSMVTEFRQTSGTTGTPVYQADTWQDWEWWAECWAYILHAQGYRDTDRVFIPFGYNIFVAFWAGHYAAEKVGCEVVPGGVLDTEARVMKMKELQCTAFMATPTYVLGMADTARKIGIDPRSIGIKRITCAGEPGASIPTTKQRIEEAWGARVYDHIGATEIGAWSYMCTHEPRGLHVNEAFFLVEIEDVDTGEIIEEPGKNGKMIITAFDRMAKPCIRFDSKDVIRWADYTCSCGRTFRIIDGGVVGRSDDITKVKGVLLAPTAIEEVVRSFAELSDEYEVVVTKKGDIDDIMLKIELKPEFEEEKEAVLAQLKDELRVKTNLGYKIEVHPYGTLPRYEVKAKRFKDMRKH from the coding sequence GAATGGGCTTACCATAATTCGCCCTTTTACTCGAAAATATATAAAGAAGCGGGCATCGAGCCGGGGGATATAAAGACCCTCTCCGACATACGTAAGGTCCCGAAAATTGACAAAGGCATGCTCCGGGACGTCCAGAGCAGGCCTCCTTTTCCCTATGGGGACATGCTCGCCGTGCCCCTTTCGATGGTCACGGAATTCCGTCAGACCAGCGGAACCACGGGCACACCGGTCTATCAGGCGGATACCTGGCAGGATTGGGAATGGTGGGCCGAATGCTGGGCCTACATCCTTCACGCCCAGGGATACAGGGACACGGACCGCGTCTTTATACCCTTCGGCTACAATATCTTCGTAGCCTTCTGGGCAGGCCATTATGCGGCGGAAAAAGTGGGATGCGAGGTAGTCCCCGGGGGCGTGCTCGATACGGAGGCGCGGGTCATGAAGATGAAGGAGCTTCAATGCACCGCCTTCATGGCAACCCCTACCTATGTCCTCGGTATGGCGGATACGGCACGAAAGATAGGCATAGATCCCAGGAGCATAGGGATCAAAAGGATCACCTGCGCCGGAGAACCGGGCGCTTCCATCCCGACGACCAAGCAGCGCATCGAAGAAGCCTGGGGAGCCCGGGTCTACGATCATATAGGGGCAACAGAGATCGGCGCCTGGAGCTACATGTGCACTCACGAGCCCAGGGGACTGCATGTGAATGAGGCATTCTTCCTTGTGGAGATCGAGGATGTGGACACAGGTGAGATAATCGAAGAGCCGGGAAAGAACGGTAAAATGATCATCACCGCCTTCGACAGGATGGCCAAGCCGTGCATCCGCTTCGATTCAAAAGACGTAATCCGCTGGGCCGACTATACCTGCAGCTGCGGGAGGACCTTCCGTATCATCGACGGAGGGGTGGTCGGCAGGTCGGACGACATCACAAAAGTCAAAGGAGTGCTTCTCGCCCCCACCGCAATCGAAGAAGTGGTGCGAAGCTTTGCCGAGCTGAGCGATGAGTACGAAGTAGTGGTAACCAAGAAAGGCGACATCGACGATATCATGCTCAAGATAGAGCTGAAACCCGAATTCGAAGAAGAAAAAGAAGCAGTCCTCGCCCAGCTCAAAGACGAGCTCAGGGTAAAAACCAACCTCGGCTACAAAATAGAGGTCCACCCCTACGGAACCCTGCCGAGGTACGAGGTAAAGGCGAAACGGTTTAAGGATATGAGAAAACATTAG